The genome window GCCTGCGCGGCGTCAACCAGCGGTTGGCGGTCGGCCAGGATCGCCTCCACGAACTCGGCCATCAGGTTGCCATGCGAGCCGCCGTGGCCGCCGGCCTCCACCCCGGGCGGGAGGGGCGGACGCGGCGCCGCGGGCGGCGCGCTGCCGCCTCCCTCGGTCTCGAACCGGAGGTAGAAGGTGCCCTTCTGCGTGCGGATGCGCCCCTTCTCGCCGGAGTCGCCCGGCGTATCCCAACTCACCGCCATGCGCGACATACCCCCCTCGCTGGTGCGGAAGAGCGCGACCTCCGTGCCGAACGCGTTCTTGTAGGGGTTGTTTGCTGGCCGGCAGTGGTCCACGATGCTGGGGACCGCCATGCAGGAGACTTCGGTGAAGCTGCCGCCGGTGACGCCCACGTAGTAGGCGTTCGAGTGGGTGGGGTACCACTGCGGGGGCAGCCCCACGCGCCACCCCTGGTAGGAGTCGATCGGCGTGGGGCAGTAGTGGTAGTACTCGCCCTCCGAGTAGATCACCTTACCCAGGTGGCCGCCCCGGTAGAGCTCGCGCATGGCGTGCAGGTCGTCGTGGAAGTAGGAGGTTTCGAACATCATGTACTTGCGGCCCGTCTCGCGTACGGCCGCCATGAGCTGGTCGGCCTCCTCCAGCGAGCCGAAGACGGCGGGCACGGCGGAGGCGACGTGCTTGCCCGCGCGCAGCGCCGCGATGGCCAGTCGGGCGTGGCTGGGCGCGTCCGTGGCGATGAAGACGGCCTCCAGCGTGTCATCCTTGATCATCTCCTCACAGGAGGAGTAGGTCTTCTCGCAGCGACACTGCCGGGCGAGCTCGGCGCAGCGCTCGGGCGCCAGGTCGGTGACGGCGGCGACCGTGACGTTCGGGTGGCTCTGGAACCCGAACTGGGCGCCGAACTGGCAGACGCCGAAGCCGGCGATGCCGACGCGGACCTTGCGATCCGAGATGGGCTTCCAGAGCGCGGAGGCTTCCTTGTCGGTGACGGCCTTCTCGAAGCCCTGGATCCGCGGCTCCTGCGCCTGCGCGGCGTGCCGGACGCCGAGGAGGGCGGCGCCGGCCCCGAGTCCGACGCCGCGGATGAACGAGCGCCGCGTGGTGTCCTGCATCCCATTGCCTTCCTGCCGCCTGCCAGCGGCCCGCGCCCGAGCGCCTTGCACAGATGCAGTCTAGTTCGCGACGCGCTGCCGGATCCCCTTCGTCCGCTGACCCTGGCGAGGCGAGCGTCCTTTCTCAAGCCACAGGGATAGCGCGCGTCGGCGCCGAAAGCGGAAGGGGTCGGCGCGCCCACGCGCCGTGAGCGCGGCGCGCCGGGGGGAGGATCACCGTGAGACTACATCGCCGCTGCCTGGCAGGCATCGCGCTGCTCGCGCTGGCGCCGGGAGGGTCCGCGCGCGCGACCGACCTGGCCGCCGGGTTTCGCAACCCTCCCGCGAGCGCCCGGCCGCACACCTGGTGGCACTGGGTCAATGGCAACGTGAGCCGCGCAGGCATCACGGCTGACCTGGAGGCCATGAGGCGGGCCGGCATCGGCGGCGCGCAGATCTTCCACGTAGACTGCGGGCTGCCCGCCGGCAAGGTTGGCTACATGAGCCCGGAGTGGCGCGACCTGATGGCGCACGCCGTGCGCGAGGCCGCGCGCCTGGGGATCGAGATATGCGTCCACAACTGCGCCGGATGGTCGAGCAGCGGCGGCCCATGGATCACGCCCGAGCACGCCATGCAGATTCTGGTGTGGACGGAGCGGCGCGCGACGGGCCCAGGACGCCTGCCGGAGCCGCTTGCCCGCCCGCAAGCGCGCCTGGGCTTCTACCGCGACATCGCCGTGCTCGCCTACCCCACGCCGCCGAGCCCGGTGCCGGGACGCGCCCAGGCGGTGCGAGCGAAGGCTGCCTTCGACCGGGCCGACCGCCTGGAGCCGGAGGTCTCGCCCACGCCGCCCGGCTCCGCCGTCCCGCGCGAGGAGGTGCTCGACCTGACGGCCCGCATGGATGCCGAGGGTCGGCTCGACTGGGAGGCGCCCCCCGGCGACTGGACGATCCTGCGCATGGGCTACACGCCCACCGGCAAGGACAACCATCCGGCCCCGCCAGAGGGGCGCGGATTGGAGTGCGACAAGCTCAGCCGCGAGGCTCTGGACGCCCACTGGGACGGCATGATGGCGAAGGTGATCGCCGACGTGGGCCCGCTCGCCGGCAAGGTGCTCAACAACGCCCTGATCGACAGCTACGAGGTCGGCAGCCAGAACTGGACGCCGCGCTTACGCCAGGAGTTCGTGCGCCGGCGCGGCTATGACCCGCTCCCGTTCCTGCCCGCGGTCACGGGCGCTCTCGTCGGCAGCCTGGAGACCACGGAGCGCTTTCTGTGGGACTTCCGGCGCACCATCGCCGACCTCTACGCCGACAACTACTTCGGCTACTTCGGCGAGCGTTGCCACGCGAAGGGCATGCTCTTCTCCACCGAGCCCTACGGCAACGGACCGTTCGACAACCTGCAGAGCGGCGGCACCGCCGACATCCCGATGGGGGAGTTCTGGGTGGGCGGCGGTGCCTCGGAGACCGCGAAGCTGGCCGCCTCCGCCGCGCACATCCACGGTCGCCGCATCGTGGGCGCGGAGTCGTTCACGGCGGACGACCAGCGGGGCCGCTGGCTCGTGGAGCCCTACGGCATCAAGGCCCTGGGCGACATGATCTTCTGCAACGGGGTGAACCGCTACATCTTCCATCGCTACGCCCACCAGCCCTGGCAGGGGCTCGTGCCCGGCATGACGATGGGGCCGTGGGGCACCCACCTGGAGCGCACCATCACCTGGTGGAACCAGGCGTCCGCCTGGCTGCGCTACGTGGCGCGCTGCCAGTACCTGCTGCAGTCCGGCCGCTTCGCCGCCGACGTGTGCTACTTCGCGGGCGAGGGCGCGCCCAACGACATGCCCGACCGCGGCGGCCCGAACAGCGCGCTGCCAGCGGGCTACGACTTCGACGCGGCCGACACGCGCACGCTGCTGTCGGCCACGGTGACGCGCGACGGCGCGCTCGCGCTGCCCGCCGGAATGCGCTACCGCGTGCTCGTGCTGCCGGACAGCCCGTTCATGACCCCCACCCTGGCCCGCAAGGTGCGCGACCTGGCGCGCGCGGGCGCCACCGTGGTCGGGCCGGCGCCGCGGCAGTCGCCGAGCCTGAGCGGCTATCCGCGATGCGACGAGGAGGTGCGCGCCATCGCGGCCGAGGTCTGGGGCGATCTGGACGGCGCGGCCCGCCGGGAGCGCACCTTCGGCAAGGGGCGTGTCGTGTGGGGCGTGCCGCTGGCGACGGTCCTCGCGCGCGCGGTCGGCGGGCCGGACTTCGCATATCCCGCCGCCCCGGGCCGTCGCCTCGCCTACATCCACCGCATCGCTGGCGACACCGACCTCTACTTCGTCTCCAACCAGCGCTACCGCTCCGACGTGGTGGAGTGCTCCTTTCGCGCGGGCGACCGCCTGCCGGAGCTCTGGCGACCGGACACCGGCGCCATCGAGCCCGCCCCGATCTACCGTCTGGAAACCGGCCGCGCGCGCGTGCGGCTGCGACTGGACCCGGCCGGCTCCGTGTTCGTGGTGTTTCGCCGCCCGGCGCCGCGCGACGATCATCTGGTCGCCGTGGAGCGCGTGGGCGCGCCGAGCGCGGCCGCCGGCCCGCGGATTGAGATCGAGCACGCCTACTACGAGCCGGCGGACGGGCGACCCGGCGGCGCCGACGTGACCGCCCGGGTCACCGCGCTCGTGGCCGCGGGGCAGACCGAGATCGAGGCGACCAACGCGATGTTCGGGGACCCGACCCCGCTCGTGGTGAAGCGGCTGCGCGTAGAGTATCGCCTCGACGGCAAGTCGGCGACGCGCGTGGTGGGCGAGAACGAGACGCTGGAGCTGGCGGGCCGTCGCGACGACCGCGCGGCCCCGGCTTACGAGGTGCTCGCCTCGGCGCGCGGAGCCCTGCTCGTGCCCTGGGAGGGCGGCGCCTACACGGCGCGCACGGCATCCGGGCGCTCGCGCGGCGTCACGGCACCCGCCCCGCGCACGGTGCCCGTGCTCGGGCCGTGGACGCTGCGCTTTCCGCCGGGCCTCGGCGCCCCGGCCTCGGCGCGGCTGGCCGCGCTGGCCTCCTGGACCGACAACGCGGACCCCGGCATTCGCTACTTCTCCGGGACGGCCACGTACACCACGGACCTCGAAGTGCCCGCCGCGGCGGTGGCGCCCGGCCGCCGCCTCGCGCTCGACCTGGGCCGCGTGCTCAACTTCGCCGAGGTCACGCTGAACGGCCGGTCCCTGGGCGTGCTCTGGAAGGCGCCGTTCCGCGTGGACGTTACCGGGATCGCGCGGCCGGGCGCCAACCGGCTGCAGGTGCGCGTTACGAACCTCTGGCCCAACCGGCTGATCGGCGATGAGCAGCTTCCGCCCGAGGTGCAATGGAACGGCCCGGCCATCGCGCGCTGGCCGGATTGGCTGGTGGAGGGGAAGCCGCGGCCGAAGACGGACCGCATCACCTTCACGACCTGGCGCTTCTACACCAAGGACTCGCCGCTGCTGGAGTCCGGGCTGATCGGGCCCGTCACGCTCTACTCGGCTCTGCCCGTGGCGCTCATGCCGGCGGCGGGAGCGAGGAGCGGCCGATGAGCGCGCCCTATGAGGCGACCTGGGAGTCGCTGACACGCTGGCGGACGCCCGCCTGGTACGCCGACGGGCGGTTCGGCATCTTTGTCCACTGGGGGCCCTACTGCGTGCCGGCGTTCGGCAATGAGTGGTATCCGCGCAACATGTACGCGCAGGGCACCGCCGAGTTCCGCCACCACGTGGAGACCTACGGCCCGCAATCGCGGTTCGGCTACAAGGACTTCCTGCCGCTCTTTCGCGCCGAGCGGTTCGACCCGGACGCCTGGGTCGATCTGTTCCGGCGGGCCGGAGCGCGCTACGTGGTGCCGGTCGCCGAACACCACGATGGCTTCGCCATGTACGACTGCAGCTTCTCGCGCTGGAACTCCGTCCAGATGGGCCCGATGCGCGACGTGCTCGGCGAGCTGGCGGCCTCGGTGCGGCGGGCGGGCATGGTGTTCGGCCTCTCCAGTCACCGCGAGGAGCACTGGTGGTTCATGGGGCGTGGCATGGAGATCGACTCCGACGTGCGCGACCCGCGGTACGCCGACTTCTACGGCCCGGCCATGCCCTTCGGCGATGACTGGAGCATCCGCGATTGGGTTCCGCGACCGGATGGCCGGTTTCTGGAGGAGTGGCTGGCGCGCACCTGCGAGCTCGTCGACAAGTACCGTCCTCAGCTCGTCTGGTTCGACGGTTGGATCAACCAGATCGTCTTCCAGCCCTACCTGCAGAGGTTCGCGGCCCACTACTACAACCGCGGCGCCGAGTGGGGCCTGGAGGTCGCCATCAACTACAAGGGCGATACCTTCCCGGAGGGGGCCGCGGTGCTCGACATCGAGCGCGGACAGCTCGATGGCATTCGCCCGCTCCTCTGGCAGAACGACACCTCCATCTCGAGGAGCTCGTGGGGTTACGTGCGCGAACAGGACTACAAGGC of Chthonomonadales bacterium contains these proteins:
- a CDS encoding alpha-L-fucosidase, whose translation is MSAPYEATWESLTRWRTPAWYADGRFGIFVHWGPYCVPAFGNEWYPRNMYAQGTAEFRHHVETYGPQSRFGYKDFLPLFRAERFDPDAWVDLFRRAGARYVVPVAEHHDGFAMYDCSFSRWNSVQMGPMRDVLGELAASVRRAGMVFGLSSHREEHWWFMGRGMEIDSDVRDPRYADFYGPAMPFGDDWSIRDWVPRPDGRFLEEWLARTCELVDKYRPQLVWFDGWINQIVFQPYLQRFAAHYYNRGAEWGLEVAINYKGDTFPEGAAVLDIERGQLDGIRPLLWQNDTSISRSSWGYVREQDYKAAGDIVGDLADVVSKNGCLLLNVGPRADGTIPDPEREVLLEVGRWLEVNGEAIHGSRPWHTFGEGPTQVPGGAFTDTRRGAFTSADFRFTTRDDAIYAICLSEPRVETIIRSLGLSSGSKVTGVRMLGSPQELAWRQEETALRVTPPSRLPCAHACVYRVTLG
- a CDS encoding Gfo/Idh/MocA family oxidoreductase yields the protein MQDTTRRSFIRGVGLGAGAALLGVRHAAQAQEPRIQGFEKAVTDKEASALWKPISDRKVRVGIAGFGVCQFGAQFGFQSHPNVTVAAVTDLAPERCAELARQCRCEKTYSSCEEMIKDDTLEAVFIATDAPSHARLAIAALRAGKHVASAVPAVFGSLEEADQLMAAVRETGRKYMMFETSYFHDDLHAMRELYRGGHLGKVIYSEGEYYHYCPTPIDSYQGWRVGLPPQWYPTHSNAYYVGVTGGSFTEVSCMAVPSIVDHCRPANNPYKNAFGTEVALFRTSEGGMSRMAVSWDTPGDSGEKGRIRTQKGTFYLRFETEGGGSAPPAAPRPPLPPGVEAGGHGGSHGNLMAEFVEAILADRQPLVDAAQALNMTVAGIVAHRSAEHGGELLKIPQYAL